In the genome of Blastocatellia bacterium, one region contains:
- a CDS encoding response regulator transcription factor — MSAGEPIRIAIVEDKPTMRQALALLINGTPGYRCIGAFRSVEEALHGLGAEIPDVLLLDIHLPGISGSEGVRLLKEKFPSTQILMLTIYAEEEKVFESLCNGASGYLLKKTPPARLLEAIREVHEGGAPMSPEIAR, encoded by the coding sequence ATGTCAGCGGGGGAACCGATTCGGATCGCTATTGTTGAAGATAAGCCGACGATGCGCCAGGCACTAGCGCTTTTGATCAACGGCACTCCCGGATACCGCTGCATTGGTGCTTTCCGTTCAGTTGAAGAAGCACTGCACGGCCTGGGAGCAGAGATTCCCGACGTCCTCTTGCTCGACATTCACCTGCCGGGGATCTCGGGCTCGGAGGGGGTTCGATTGCTCAAGGAGAAGTTTCCCTCCACGCAAATCCTCATGCTCACCATTTACGCCGAGGAGGAAAAAGTCTTTGAGTCGCTCTGCAATGGAGCGTCGGGGTATCTTTTGAAGAAGACGCCTCCGGCGCGCTTGCTCGAAGCCATTCGAGAAGTCCACGAGGGCGGGGCTCCGATGTCGCCGGAGATCGCCCGCAA